One genomic segment of Meiothermus sp. QL-1 includes these proteins:
- the hydA gene encoding dihydropyrimidinase encodes MGLLVKNGEIVTADSRYKADIYAEGETITRIGQDLEVLPGTEVIDATGKYVFPGFIDPHVHIYLPFMATFAKDTHETGSKAALMGGTTTYIEMCCPSRNDDALEGYQLWKSKAEGNSYCDYTFHMAVSKFDEKTEGELREIVADGISSFKIFLSYKGFFGVDDGEMYQTLRLAKELGVIVTAHCENAELVGRLQQKLLSEGKTGPEWHEPSRPESVEAEGTARFATFLENTGATGYVVHLSCKPALDAAMAAKARGVPLYIESVIPHFLLDKTYAERGGVEAMKYIMSPPLRDKHNQKALWDALAQGFIDTVGTDHCPFDTEQKMLGKDAFTAIPNGIPAIEDRVNLLYTYGVSRGNLNIHRFVDAASTKPAKLFGLFPRKGTIAVGSDADLVVYDPSYRGVISVKTQHVNNDYNAFEGFEIDGRPVAVTVRGKVMVRDGQFVGEKGWGRFLRREPVYF; translated from the coding sequence ATGGGGTTGTTGGTCAAGAACGGCGAAATCGTCACCGCCGATAGTCGTTATAAGGCCGATATATACGCCGAAGGCGAGACCATTACCCGCATTGGGCAGGACCTGGAGGTTCTACCCGGCACCGAAGTGATAGACGCCACGGGCAAGTATGTGTTTCCGGGCTTCATTGACCCCCACGTGCACATCTACCTGCCCTTTATGGCCACCTTTGCCAAGGACACCCACGAAACGGGCTCCAAAGCGGCGCTGATGGGCGGCACCACCACCTACATCGAGATGTGCTGCCCTAGCCGCAACGACGATGCCCTCGAGGGCTACCAACTCTGGAAGAGCAAGGCCGAGGGCAACAGCTACTGCGACTACACCTTCCACATGGCGGTCTCCAAGTTCGACGAGAAGACCGAGGGCGAGCTGCGAGAGATTGTGGCCGACGGCATCAGCTCCTTTAAGATCTTCCTCTCCTATAAGGGCTTTTTTGGGGTCGACGACGGCGAGATGTACCAGACCCTAAGGCTCGCCAAGGAGCTGGGCGTGATTGTGACCGCCCACTGCGAAAACGCCGAGTTGGTGGGGCGCCTGCAACAAAAACTCCTCTCTGAGGGCAAGACCGGCCCCGAGTGGCACGAGCCCAGCCGTCCGGAGTCGGTGGAGGCCGAGGGCACCGCCCGTTTCGCCACCTTTTTGGAAAACACCGGGGCCACCGGCTACGTGGTGCACCTTTCCTGCAAACCGGCCCTGGACGCCGCCATGGCAGCCAAGGCCCGGGGGGTGCCCCTTTACATCGAATCGGTCATTCCGCATTTTCTGCTGGACAAGACCTACGCCGAGCGGGGCGGGGTAGAGGCCATGAAGTACATCATGTCGCCGCCCTTGCGCGACAAGCATAACCAAAAAGCCCTGTGGGATGCGCTGGCGCAGGGCTTCATCGACACCGTGGGCACCGACCACTGCCCCTTCGACACCGAGCAGAAGATGCTGGGCAAGGATGCCTTTACCGCCATTCCCAACGGCATTCCGGCCATTGAAGACCGGGTGAATCTGCTTTACACCTACGGGGTGAGCCGGGGTAATCTAAACATTCATCGCTTCGTGGACGCCGCCAGCACCAAGCCTGCCAAGCTCTTTGGTCTTTTCCCTCGCAAAGGCACCATCGCGGTGGGCAGCGACGCCGACCTGGTGGTCTACGACCCCAGCTACCGGGGGGTCATTTCGGTGAAAACCCAGCACGTCAACAACGATTACAACGCCTTTGAAGGCTTTGAGATCGACGGCCGGCCGGTGGCGGTAACGGTGCGGGGTAAGGTGATGGTGCGGGACGGGCAGTTTGTGGGAGAAAAGGGATGGGGGCGGTTTCTGCGGCGTGAGCCAGTGTACTTCTAA
- a CDS encoding ABC transporter ATP-binding protein produces the protein MVFPNGTVALKDACLEVRPGEFISLIGPSGCGKTTLLRLLADLIKPTSGRIQIGGKSPEEARKSRAYGYVFQAPTLMEWRTVIANVMLPLEIMGFPPAERKARAERMLALVGLERFARHYPWQLSGGMQQRVSIARALAFDPQLLFMDEPFGALDEITRENLNLELLRLWRETGKTVLFVTHSIPEAVFLSTRIVVMTPRPGKIETVIPVDLPQPRTFETREMPEFFRIATEVREALRKGHGYEVEA, from the coding sequence ATGGTATTTCCCAACGGGACGGTGGCCCTCAAGGATGCCTGCCTCGAGGTCAGGCCGGGCGAATTCATCAGCCTGATCGGCCCCTCTGGTTGTGGCAAGACCACCCTGCTGCGCCTGCTGGCCGACCTGATAAAACCCACCTCCGGGCGCATACAGATTGGTGGCAAAAGCCCCGAGGAGGCCCGCAAAAGCCGGGCCTACGGCTACGTTTTCCAAGCGCCTACCCTGATGGAGTGGCGCACGGTTATCGCCAACGTGATGCTGCCTCTGGAAATCATGGGTTTTCCCCCGGCCGAGCGCAAGGCCAGGGCCGAGCGGATGCTGGCTTTGGTGGGATTGGAGAGGTTTGCCCGCCACTACCCCTGGCAACTTTCGGGGGGGATGCAGCAGCGGGTGAGCATTGCTCGGGCCTTGGCCTTCGACCCTCAGCTCCTCTTCATGGACGAGCCCTTTGGTGCCCTGGACGAGATTACCCGCGAGAACCTGAACCTGGAGCTCTTGCGGCTCTGGCGCGAGACCGGTAAGACCGTCCTCTTCGTGACCCACTCCATCCCCGAAGCGGTCTTCCTCTCGACCCGCATCGTGGTCATGACCCCCCGTCCCGGCAAGATCGAGACGGTGATTCCTGTGGATTTGCCCCAGCCCCGTACCTTCGAGACCCGAGAAATGCCGGAGTTTTTCCGCATTGCCACCGAGGTGCGCGAGGCTTTGCGCAAGGGGCATGGGTATGAGGTGGAGGCGTGA
- a CDS encoding ABC transporter permease, producing the protein MSRLSPNLVPMLVVALAVLALYWPIMYLANIPAAQRALDTGAALPCKTAFECATQLRSPVLPSPQQLWNGFLNLMFPLNSPNAIPLNAAVTALETLVGLFLAALVGLFFAIGIVASPAFERSLLPWIVASQTVPIIAIAPMLVVVLGQYGVQGWVPKAIIAAYIAFFPITIGMAKGLKSPDPLALDLMKTYHASPWQTYLKLRFPASLPYLFTAFKVATTAALIGAIVAEISTISFQGIGKMLAENSRASDVVGMWVIMLASAALGILLVALVGGLERLLTPWRQPRSSLERPRVPRAQPEVGV; encoded by the coding sequence GTGAGCCGTCTTTCGCCCAACCTGGTGCCCATGCTGGTGGTGGCCTTGGCGGTGCTGGCCCTGTACTGGCCCATCATGTACCTGGCCAACATACCGGCGGCCCAGCGGGCTTTGGACACGGGGGCGGCGCTGCCCTGCAAGACTGCTTTTGAATGCGCCACGCAGCTACGCAGCCCGGTGTTGCCCTCGCCGCAGCAGCTCTGGAACGGCTTTTTGAACCTGATGTTCCCCTTGAATTCCCCCAACGCCATTCCCCTAAACGCCGCGGTGACGGCCCTCGAGACCCTGGTGGGCCTGTTTTTGGCCGCGCTGGTGGGCTTATTTTTTGCCATCGGGATTGTGGCTTCCCCGGCCTTCGAGCGTTCGCTATTGCCTTGGATTGTGGCCTCGCAGACCGTGCCCATCATTGCGATTGCCCCCATGCTGGTGGTGGTGCTGGGCCAGTATGGGGTGCAAGGCTGGGTGCCCAAGGCAATTATCGCAGCCTACATAGCCTTTTTCCCCATCACCATAGGGATGGCCAAGGGGCTAAAGAGTCCAGACCCCCTAGCCCTCGACCTGATGAAGACCTATCACGCCAGCCCCTGGCAGACCTACCTCAAGCTGCGCTTTCCCGCCTCGCTGCCCTACCTGTTCACTGCCTTCAAGGTAGCCACGACAGCGGCCCTGATCGGGGCGATTGTAGCCGAGATATCCACCATCAGCTTTCAGGGTATCGGCAAAATGCTCGCCGAGAACTCCCGGGCCTCCGACGTGGTGGGGATGTGGGTGATTATGCTGGCCTCGGCAGCCTTGGGGATTTTGCTGGTGGCGCTGGTGGGGGGGTTGGAGCGTCTCCTTACCCCCTGGCGGCAGCCTAGGTCCTCCCTCGAGCGGCCTAGGGTTCCTCGAGCCCAGCCGGAGGTGGGGGTATGA
- a CDS encoding ABC transporter permease, which translates to MRPAGLGWGLLGVGLVLQLGFIARWWSESEVAPGGLRLLIGLGALLMIGGLARVAPGFAHTRNPVLGFVPAALTLLAFLLTTEALLRAYQVPPGLIPTPTQVLITLHEVRDVLLQDAYQTVVKEALVGYLIGCALGLLTALLVSRYIFLERGFLPYATLFSSIPIVALAPVLVKMMGIDWPSKAAICAITVYFPVVVNTFRGLTEVSPMALDLMRSYAAAEVQQYRWLRLPNALPFIFTALKLGTTLAMIGAIVGEFFGANGQGLGFRIQIEAGRFGFDIVWSAIIVASAAGIAWYGLVVWLERRLTGWHVSFRGG; encoded by the coding sequence ATGAGGCCGGCTGGCTTAGGCTGGGGTCTTTTGGGGGTGGGGCTGGTCCTGCAGCTTGGGTTTATCGCTCGCTGGTGGTCAGAAAGCGAGGTGGCCCCCGGAGGGCTTCGCCTCTTGATTGGCCTGGGGGCCTTGCTGATGATTGGGGGCCTGGCCCGGGTGGCCCCTGGGTTTGCTCACACCCGCAATCCGGTGCTGGGCTTTGTCCCAGCAGCCCTGACCTTGCTGGCCTTTCTGCTTACGACAGAGGCCCTTCTGCGGGCCTACCAGGTGCCCCCGGGCCTGATTCCCACCCCCACCCAGGTGCTCATCACCTTGCACGAAGTGCGGGACGTGCTGCTGCAGGACGCCTACCAGACCGTGGTCAAAGAGGCTTTGGTGGGCTATCTGATCGGCTGCGCCCTAGGGCTCCTCACCGCTTTGCTGGTGAGCCGGTACATCTTTTTGGAACGGGGCTTTTTGCCCTATGCGACCCTTTTTAGCAGCATTCCCATTGTGGCTTTGGCCCCGGTGCTGGTCAAGATGATGGGCATCGACTGGCCGTCCAAGGCGGCCATCTGCGCGATTACGGTTTACTTTCCGGTGGTAGTGAACACCTTCCGCGGCCTCACCGAGGTGAGCCCGATGGCGCTGGACCTGATGCGCTCTTACGCGGCTGCTGAGGTGCAGCAGTACCGCTGGCTCAGGCTGCCCAACGCCCTGCCCTTTATCTTCACTGCCCTCAAGCTCGGCACCACCCTGGCCATGATTGGGGCCATTGTGGGCGAGTTCTTCGGGGCCAACGGCCAGGGGCTGGGTTTCCGCATCCAGATTGAGGCAGGGCGATTTGGCTTCGACATCGTCTGGTCGGCTATCATTGTGGCCTCGGCAGCGGGAATCGCCTGGTACGGGCTGGTGGTCTGGCTAGAGCGGCGGCTCACCGGCTGGCATGTTTCGTTCAGGGGGGGTTAG